The Streptomyces sp. NBC_01439 genome contains the following window.
GCGGATGCTGTCAGCCACCTGAGCGTGCAGGACCGGGATGCTGGCTGTTCCGAACCAGTTGCTCGGGTGCGGCTGGTTGGTGGTGATCACCAGGGTGGTGCCCGGAGTCTGCGCGTGTTCGACCGCATAGGTAAGGGGTGACATGACCAGTCCCTGGTCGTAGGTCGGCCGTCCGCGGAGTCGCCACCGGTAGGTGGTGCCATCCACGGTGATGAGCCGCGATCCCTTTTTGACCAGTGCCATGTTCACATCCTTTCCCATGTGACAGTACTGAACGGCAGCTGATCGCGTCGCGCCGATTCCCGTCAGACCGTGTCAGCTTCTGCGCATCGGAATCACGTCCCGCTTACGGCTGGAATGGTGAGTCGTGCGGCCTCAGGTGTGGGCCAGCAGCGCGACGATGGTGACGGGCTTGTCACAGTACGGGCAGTTCCGGATGGCCGTCGGCGCGAGCGGTGCCGGGTCAGGCGACGACGGCGTCATCGACTCGGCGTGGGACTGGTGCGAGCGAAGCCGGTAGGACGGCCCGTCGATGCCGACGACGGCGGCGCGGTGCAGGAGCCGGTCGAGCATCACAGCGGCGACGGTCACATCGCCGAAGGCGCCGGCCCAGTCTGCGATACCGGGACGTTGGTCGTGAGGGCCGTGCTCGACTTGAGATACCTCTGGTTGATCGCCTGGAAGAGGGCGGAGGCGCCCTCGCCCGGCAGCGGGAGATGGCCCAGTTCATCGATCACGAGCAGGCGGGGGCCGGCGAAGAACCCCATGATGCTTGACCAACGGCCTTCGAGGCCGACCTTGTGGCACTTGGCTGCGAGTTCGGCGGCGGTGGTGAAGTCGACGCGGTGGCCGGCGTCGACCGCGAAGCGGGCGAGTGCGACGGCCAGCATGGTCTCGCCGACGCCGGGTGGGCCGACCAGCAGGACGTTGGAGGCGTTGTCGAGGAACCGCAAGGTGGCCAGGTCGCGGATGAGCTTCTCGTCGACGCCGGGCTGGGCGGCGAAGTCGAAGTCGAGTCGTTCAAGGTCCATGGTTCTGACAGGCAAGCGAACCGGAGTCGGGAGGAGAGTTTGCGGGCCTCCGTCGCCTCTGCTTCGATCTCGAGAGGTTTCTCCAGGGCGGCGGTGAGGGTCATTCGCTCGGCGCGGGCCTGGTCCAGGACGCGGGGAAGGGCTTAGGCGGCGTCGTTGAGTTTCAGATAGGACAGGTGGCCTCACAGCTGCTGGTAGCGGCGGGCTTCGCTCATCGGCTTGGTGTCACTCGCTCTCACGCTCCTGGTCTTCGTGGGTGGGGGCCTACCGGAGCCGGTCGGCGACGGCAGCGTAGTGGGACAGGCCGATCACGACCCGGTTCGCGACGTCTGAATCAGATCGGCCGCGAAGCTTCTCGGTTTCCGCCTGGGCCGCAGCGGACGGGGCCGGCGTGCCTTGGTGCGGCAGGGGGCCCTGTCGGAGAACGAGGCGAGTACTGCCCGTTCGAGGGCGATGACGTGTCTGGCGTCGCGAATGGTCAGCCCCGCCCCGTCCGGTGCCCGACGGAGGTGGGCGATGATCGCGCGGCCGGCGGTGACCACATGCAGGTCGTCCTCGCCGAGGCGGATCCGGACCGTGACGTGGGCGCCGGCCAGCCCTGGCGGGACGGAGTAGTGATTGCCAACGAAGGAGACGAGTCCTTGCGGGCTGACGACGCGGGTCTGCTCCAGCTCGGCGACGGCGAAACAGGCCCGTCCGGACAGGGACCCGTCTCCATGCCGCCGAGCCCGCCGACCGCGCCGGGCAGCATCTTGGTGATCACCGCCCCATGCGGCAGCGGGCAGGGAAAGGGCAACGCCACCAGGAAGGTGAGCAGCAGCGGGCCCGCCATGAGCTGCTCCTCATCGGCGGGTTCGGGCTTGCCAGGCTGGTTCATCGGCAAGCGTAGGACCGCACGTGCCGGCACCGGACGGATCTTCCGAGCCCGCTCAAAGGACACCGCCTCTTCCGCGCGCGGGCCGCTCACGAGGGAACCTGGGGCGACCCCGGAGTCGGCACCCGACTGCTCGCCGATCACGATTCCCCTCCGGCAGCACGACGGCAGACAACGAGGTCGCTCCCGACCCGCAGGGTGGGCCGCCGTCGTGCCGGGGATGTCCAGTAAATCGGAGGCGCTGCTGCCTGTGCGGCTCATACCCTCGGCCGCACTGACCCGTCGAGTATCAGCAAGGACTTTGTGAATCACTCCGATCTCCTCGCCAAGGCCCCCTCGCTCGCGTCCGGCATGGCCGCCGCCGATCACAGCCCGGATACCCAGCTGTCCCAGACTCGCCACCGTGCCGCGCTCGTGGCGAGCTGGCACATCGCACCCGGCTCAACCGTCCTCGAGCTGGGCTGCGGTCAGGGCGACATGACCGCCGTCCTTGCAGAGGCAGTTGGACCCAAAGGGCGCGTGGTGGCCGTTGACGTGGCCGCACCCTCCTATGGGGCGCCGGTCACGCTCGGGGAATCGGCAGCCCGGCTCGCGGCGGGCCCACTCGGGCCACGCATCGAATTCCGCTTCGGCACCGACGTCCTCGACCCATCGGTCGACTTCCCCGAAAGCGCCTTCGACCATGTGGTGCTCGCACATTGCTCCTGGTACTTCACATCGCTCGGACAGCTGCGAGACACGCTGGCCCGGGTACGGCCGTGGGCGCGGCGACTGTGGTTCACCGAGTGGG
Protein-coding sequences here:
- a CDS encoding ATP-binding protein, whose amino-acid sequence is MTVAAVMLDRLLHRAAVVGIDGPSYRLRSHQSHAESMTPSSPDPAPLAPTAIRNCPYCDKPVTIVALLAHT
- a CDS encoding ATP-binding protein, with translation MDLERLDFDFAAQPGVDEKLIRDLATLRFLDNASNVLLVGPPGVGETMLAVALARFAVDAGHRVDFTTAAELAAKCHKVGLEGRWSSIMGFFAGPRLLVIDELGHLPLPGEGASALFQAINQRYLKSSTALTTNVPVSQTGPAPSAM
- a CDS encoding Mu transposase domain-containing protein, which produces MPAAAWGGDHQDAARRGRRARRHGDGSLSGRACFAVAELEQTRVVSPQGLVSFVGNHYSVPPGLAGAHVTVRIRLGEDDLHVVTAGRAIIAHLRRAPDGAGLTIRDARHVIALERAVLASFSDRAPCRTKARRPRPLRPRRKPRSFAADLIQTSRTGS
- a CDS encoding class I SAM-dependent methyltransferase, with protein sequence MNHSDLLAKAPSLASGMAAADHSPDTQLSQTRHRAALVASWHIAPGSTVLELGCGQGDMTAVLAEAVGPKGRVVAVDVAAPSYGAPVTLGESAARLAAGPLGPRIEFRFGTDVLDPSVDFPESAFDHVVLAHCSWYFTSLGQLRDTLARVRPWARRLWFTEWDLTPASDDQLAHLLAVLIQGQTEAAGSHGEGNVRTPFSRESLLRLLPEAGWTDDGSEPVNTEELQDGDWEIAACLDLVGSDGCLATLPEPVRQLVLSQTDVLRAIAKPHGNRALAAYSVTAH